In one Sander lucioperca isolate FBNREF2018 chromosome 7, SLUC_FBN_1.2, whole genome shotgun sequence genomic region, the following are encoded:
- the prickle1a gene encoding prickle-like protein 1a, translated as MSLASAALSAAGFQGGARKRELMMEHKVSKMTSGFQRSSTSDDDSGCALEEYAWVPPGLRPEQVQLYFSCLPEDKIPYVNSPGEKFRIKQLLYQLPPHDNEVRYCQSLSEEEKKELLMFSVQRKKEALGRGTVKLLPRNVLNSICEHCGENINGGEMAVFSSRAGPGLCWHPACFACSTCSEMLVDLIYFYHDGKIHCGRHHAELLKPRCSACDEIIFADECTEAEGRHWHMKHFACFECGTILGGQRYIMKDGRPYCCGCFESLYAEYCEACGEHIGVDHAQMTYDGIHWHATESCFSCAQCKSSLLGCPFLPHQGRIYCSKACSLGEDVHASDSSDSAFQSARSRESRRSVRMGKSSRSADQCRQSLLFSPSVNYKFPGFSGNTDDTLTNKLAHMNLSDEHFWRGHGEETEAPEDQEEEWAEHEDYMTQLLLKFGEHGVFQQANDSRPTDFWITEKDAKSKQESSKAGSGGGGRGNLASKKYQADMYWAQSQDGLGDSAYGSHPGPASSRKIQELELDHGAGGGFQGEEPQWYNDSLECITDEFKKTDQSVRDSMDSLALSNITGASVDGDSKDRPLVYSLQGFHELETEDCEKTSNMGTLNSSMLHRSANSLKSLVSEQEENVPEEEEAPLPQDRPKPYIPALRRTRSQSRPQQVKFSDDVVDNGNCDLPVRQPPMSERTRRRVYHFEEQGQELSSGRHHHHHRRRRSRKSRSDNALNLLPKERAQMCYKVDHRGNALGPKGHQAFNGHPSPAAMSDYGLQGQAMGRFLELYGDDDDWCSTCSSSSSDSEEEGFFLGQPIPQPRPHRHYYTDDLPRPVAAMSSPPYGLRTRSKKKKGHKGKNCIIS; from the exons ATGAGTCTGGCGAGTGCGGCATTGTCGGCAGCTGGCTTCCAGGGTGGGGCGCGCAAGCGAGAATTGATGATGGAGCACAAAGTCAGTAAGATGACCTCAGGCTTCCAACGCAGCTCCACCTCCGACGATGACTCAGGCTGCGCGCTGGAGGAGTACGCCTGGGTACCACCTGGCCTTAGGCCTGAACAG GTCCAGTTATATTTCTCCTGTCTGCCTGAGGATAAGATCCCCTATGTGAACAGTCCTGGAGAGAAGTTTAGAATCAAGCAGCTCCTCTACCAACTTCCACCGCATGATAATGAG GTGCGTTACTGCCAGTCCctcagtgaggaagagaagaaggaGCTACTTATGTTCAGTGTCCAGAGGAAGAAGGAAGCACTGGGGAGGGGTACAGTGAAACTGCTGCCCCGCAATGTTCTGAACAGCATTTGTGAGCAT TGTGGTGAAAACATCAATGGTGGAGAAATGGCAGTGTTCTCCTCGAGGGCAGGCCCTGGGCTGTGCTGGCACCCTGCATGTTTTGCCTGCTCCACATGCAGCGAAATGCTGGTGGATTTGATCTACTTCTACCATGATGGAAAGATCCACTGTGGAAGGCACCATGCTGAGCTCCTCAAACCACGCTGCTCAGCCTGTGATGAG ATTATCTTTGCTGATGAGTGCACAGAAGCAGAGGGGCGCCATTGGCACATGAAGCATTTTGCCTGCTTTGAATGTGGAACAATCCTGGGGGGGCAGCGCTATATCATGAAGGACGGCAGACCCTACTGTTGTGGCTGCTTTGAGTCTCTCTATGCAGAGTACTGTGAGGCCTGTGGCGAACACATCG GTGTTGATCATGCTCAGATGACCTATGATGGGATCCACTGGCATGCCACTGAAAGCTGCTTCAGCTGTGCCCAGTGTAAGAGCTCTCTGCTGGGCTGCCCCTTCCTGCCACACCAGGGCCGCATTTACTGCTCCAAGGCCTGCAGTCTCGGGGAAGACGTGCATGCCTCTGACTCCTCCGACTCTGCCTTCCAGTCAGCACGCTCACGTGAATCCCGCCGCAGTGTGCGCATGGGCAAGAGCAGTCGCTCAGCCGATCAATGCCGACAGTCACTCCTCTTCTCACCCTCTGTCAACTATAAGTTCCCTGGCTTCAGTGGAAACACTGACGACACCCTGACCAACAAGCTTGCCCACATGAACTTATCTGATGAGCATTTCTGGAGGGGACATGGTGAGGAGACTGAGGCACCTGAGGACCAAGAGGAGGAGTGGGCTGAGCATGAAGACTACATGACTCAGCTACTATTAAAGTTTGGAGAACATGGGGTCTTTCAGCAAGCCAATGACTCCAGACCCACAGATTTCTGGATAACTGAAAAGGATGCCAAGTCGAAGCAGGAGTCATCAAAAGCCGGCAGTGGTGGTGGAGGAAGGGGTAACCTGGCCAGTAAGAAGTACCAGGCTGACATGTACTGGGCCCAGTCACAAGATGGGCTAGGGGACTCAGCCTATGGTAGCCACCCAGGTCCGGcgagcagcagaaagatccaggaGTTGGAGCTGGATCACGGGGCTGGAGGAGGCTTCCAGGGAGAGGAGCCACAATGGTATAATGACTCTTTGGAGTGCATCACGGACGAGTTCAAGAAGACAGATCAGAGTGTCCGAGACTCTATGGACTCACTGGCACTCTCCAATATTACCG gGGCCTCAGTAGATGGTGATAGTAAAGATAGACCTTTGGTATATTCCCTGCAAGGCTTCCATGAACTGGAGACCGAAGACTGTGAGAAAACTAGTAATATGGGAACCCTCAACTCCTCTATGCTACACAGAAGTGCAAATTCCCTGAAGAGCCTTGTATCTGAGCAGGAGGAAAATGTTCCAGAAGAGGAGGAGGCGCCTCTCCCACAGGACAGACCCAAACCTTATATCCCTGCCCTCAGGAGAACACGTTCACAATCTAGGCCGCAGCAAGTGAAGTTCTCTGATGACGTGGTGGACAATGGCAATTGCGATCTCCCAGTGCGCCAACCACCTATGAGTGAACGGACTCGCCGGAGAGTGTACCACTTTGAGGAGCAGGGCCAGGAACTTTCCTCTGGTCGCCACCATCATCACCACAGGAGGCGTCGCAGTCGTAAGTCTCGCTCTGACAACGCTCTTAACCTTCTGCCCAAGGAGAGAGCCCAAATGTGCTACAAAGTGGACCATAGAGGGAACGCCCTCGGCCCCAAGGGGCACCAAGCCTTCAATGGCCACCCCAGTCCTGCTGCCATGTCAGACTATGGGCTACAGGGCCAAGCCATGGGGAGGTTCTTGGAGCTGTATGGGGATGATGATGACTGGTGCTCCACatgctcttcttcctcctctgatTCTGAGGAAGAAGGCTTTTTCCTGGGTCAGCCCATCCCTCAACCCAGGCCCCATAGACACTACTACACTGATGACTTGCCCCGCCCTGTGGCAGCCATGTCCTCTCCTCCTTATGGCCTACGGACTAGGTCCAAAAAGAAGAAAGGGCACAAGGGGAAAAACTGTATAATTTCATAG